A single Brienomyrus brachyistius isolate T26 chromosome 11, BBRACH_0.4, whole genome shotgun sequence DNA region contains:
- the LOC125751759 gene encoding L-fucose kinase isoform X9, giving the protein MSHLQPLNWTVVVLTCQHKDSVYAIQKELELRQQCGHLPQEALLLIVSDPEQCLGSGGATLNALLVATEHLSARAGHTVVTADVLDDAHILILHTGRDFPWDSCGRAFSWLPAQSQAKAEQPVCCLDLLLDCLTKQICPGSPPGVWVCSTDAMLTLPTAPAISWEGFSGVRVVSLPGSVSYATNHGVYLTDGQDRVRDIIYRGPKDRIRQAMQTDGKVPLVSGPVFFCRQASERLLQTHVCPPLDGCTYMGMDSGAPSLQISLFLDVLLCLCLDVNEKQFMDGERQGCISPSGPQGAPVRSARAVLWKMLRGIPLTIVYVPDGCYDYLTVSGDEHIRRITERESKRETLSHVQKLQLVSEDSKVINSVLEGDVSVLSGTVIQHCCLQGPMVIPSGCFLSGLDFSASALCPSLPSNIIIQRHRVQLGDLKLIVFTVLGRHDDLEASCADPAATFLNEKWSSYCSRTGIQPGEIWGTADKGAGPPCLLDARLFPVLLPSRGAVGLEGVEGLLEGAGRVKEWREAWKLSLREVLSCTDQQEELHWRRELFFQAAQRRTVDTLKGRTEQSLLPSIRATVLGGQQENLLQTLDFVAAGSSEDLGVAARCLACVADVLGCMAGEGKGGLRSGPAANPCWAPAFALLEKGDLLGGVKALAVERKNWLNRPDLLVRAARHYEGAGQVLLRQAVMSAQRFVAVSQGEVPPIGEWQEFECPARLDLSGGWTDTPPIAFECGGTVVNVAVKVDGERPIGARARRIREPRLLLVSTSGGQDCRVTTETMCETLRDLEDHCQPQAPGALLKAVCVCSGLVTLSTQQTLVDQLLQGCGGGLELHSWSLLPHGSGMGTSSILAGAALAAVYRCMGRMVDTNSLIHAVLHLEQTLTTGGGWQDQVGGLVGGVKLARSSACLPLKVQVEKLNLSEDFLQSLQQHLLLVYTGKTRLARNLLQDVVRSWYSRVPSIVENIRQLKRCELCVGRTWCGAGIAGFPPS; this is encoded by the exons ATGTCACACCTTCAGCCGCTCAACTGGACAGTTGTTGTGCTAACATGCCAGCACAAGGACAGTGTGTATGCCATTCAAAAAG AGCTGGAGTTACGCCAGCAGTGCGGTCACCTGCCACAAGAGGCGCTGTTGCTTATAGTGTCGGACCCTGAGCAGTGCCTGGGAAGTGGAGGAGCCACCCTCAATGCTTTGCTTGTGGCTACTGAGCACCTGAGTGCCAGGGCAGGACACACT GTGGTGACTGCAGATGTGCTGGATGATGCCCACATCCTCATACTGCACACG GGCCGGGACTTCCCATGGGACAGCTGCGGCAGGGCGTTCAGCTGGCTGCCTGCACAGAGCCAGGCAAAAGCAGAGCAGCCTGTCTGCTGCTTGGACCTGCTGCTGGACTGTCTGACGAAGCAG ATCTGTCCAGGCTCTCCTCCGGGCGTGTGGGTGTGCAGCACGGACGCTATGCTGACCCTGCCCACAGCCCCCG CCatttcctgggaggggttctCAGGGGTTCGAGTGGTGTCTCTGCCTGGCAGCGTATCCTATGCCACCAATCATGGGGTTTACCTCACTGATGGGCAG GACAGAGTGCGTGACATCATTTACAGGGGCCCCAAGGACAGGATTCGCCAAGCCATGCAGACAGATGGCAAAGTCCCTTTG GTCTCTGGGCCGGTGTTCTTCTGCAGGCAGGCTTCAGAGCGTCTGCTCCAGACACACGTGTGCCCCCCCCTAGATGGCTGCACCTACATGGGCATGGACTCTGGGGCCCCTTCCCTACAG ATCTCCCTCTTTTTGGATGTCCTTCTTTGCTTGTGTCTGGATGTGAATGAGAAGCAATTCATGGATGGAGAGAGGCAAGGCTGCATTTCCCCGAGTGGCCCACAGGGGGCACCGGTGAGGAGTGCCAGGGCAGTGTTGTGGAAGATGCTGCGGGGGATACCTCTCACTATAG TCTATGTTCCAGATGGCTGCTACGATTACTTGACCGTCTCAGGAGATGAACATATCAGACgaattacagagagagagagtaaaaGAGAAACCTTATCACACGTGCAG AAATTGCAGCTGGTGAGTGAGGACAGCAAAGTGATAAACAGTGTGCTAGAGGGAGACGTCAGTGTTCTGTCTGGAACTGTTATCCAGCACTGTTGCCTGCAG gGGCCCATGGTGATACCATcaggctgttttctgtcaggctTAGACTTCAGTGCCTCAGCCTTGTGCCCGTCGCTGCCGAGTAACATCATTATCCAGAGACACCGAGTACAGCTGGGAGACCTGAAACTCATTGTCTTCACTGTACTGGGAAGACATGATGACTTGGAG GCTTCGTGCGCTGACCCTGCTGCCACATTCCTGAACGAGAAATGGAGCAGCTATTGCAGTCGCACCGGGATACA GCCAGGAGAGATTTGGGGGACTGCAGATAAGGGAGCAGGACCTCCATGTTTGCTGGATGCCCGCCTTTTCCCCGTCCTCCTGCCCAGCAGGGGTGCTGTGGGACTGGAAGGGGTGGAAGGGCTGCTGGAAGGGGCTGGGAGAGTGAAGGAGTGGAGGGAGGCGTGGAAGCTGTCTCTCAGAGAGGTGCTGTCCTGCACCGACCAGCAGGAGGAGCTGCACTGGAGACGGGAACTTTTCTTTCAGGCAGCACAGAGAAGAACAGTGGACACTCTGAAGGGCAGGACAGAGCAGAGCCTTCTCCCCAGCATCAGGGCCACAGTTTTAGGGGGCCAGCAGGAGAATTTGCTGCAAACGCTGGACTTCG TGGCAGCTGGAAGTAGTGAAGACCTTGGCGTAGCTGCCCGCTGTCTTGCCTGCGTGGCAGATGTGCTGGGTTGTATGGCGGGGGAAGGTAAAGGGGGTCTACGAAGTGGGCCAGCAGCAAATCCTTGCTGGGCCCCAGCCTTTGCTCTTCTGGAGAAAGGGGACCTTCTGGGCGGTGTTAAAGCTCTGGCGGTTGAGAGAAAAAACTGGCTCAACAG ACCAGACTTGCTTGTGAGGGCAGCAAGGCACTATGAAGGGGCGGGACAGGTGCTGCTTCGACAGGCGGTGATGTCAGCACAGCGCTTCGTTGCTGTTAGCCAGGGTGAGGTGCCTCCCATTGGGGAGTGGCAGGAGTTTGAGTGCCCTGCACGACTGGATCTCTCAG GGGGCTGGACTGACACCCCCCCGATCGCGTTCGAGTGCGGGGGCACGGTGGTAAATGTGGCTGTGAAAGTTGATGGAGAACGGCCAATAGGTGCCAGGGCACGTCGCATTAGGGAGCCTCGGCTGCTTCTGGTCAGCACCAGTGGGGGGCAGGACTGCAGGGTTACCACAGAGACCATGTGCGAGACACTGCGAGACCTGGAGGACCACTGCCAGCCGCAGGCGCCCG GCGCACTCCTgaaggcagtgtgtgtgtgcagtggtCTGGTCACACTGTCTACCCAGCAGACCCTGGTTGATCAGCTGCTGCAGGGCTGTGGAGGGGGCCTGGAGCTGCACAGCTGGTCACTCCTCCCCCATGGCTCTGGGATGG GTACCAGCAGCATCTTGGCCGGAGCAGCGCTGGCTGCTGTGTACAGGTGTATGGGACGCATGGTAGACACGAACTCCCTCATTCATGCCGTACTGCACCTGGAACAGACTCTGACCACAG GTGGCGGGTGGCAGGACCAGGTGGGGGGTCTAGTGGGCGGCGTCAAGTTGGCACGCTCCAGTGCCTGCCTGCCACTGAAGGTGCAGGTGGAGAAACTGAATCTCTCAGAGGACTTTCTGCAGTCCTTGCAACAGCACCTCCTGCTGGTCTACACGGGCAAGACACGCCTGGCCCGCAATCTGCTGCAG gacgtggtgcggagctggtatagccgggttccctccatcgtagagaacatcaggcagctgaaacgctgtgagctctgtgttggcaggacgtggtgcggagctggtatagccgggttccctccatcgtag
- the LOC125751759 gene encoding L-fucose kinase isoform X4, translating to MSHLQPLNWTVVVLTCQHKDSVYAIQKELELRQQCGHLPQEALLLIVSDPEQCLGSGGATLNALLVATEHLSARAGHTVVTADVLDDAHILILHTGRDFPWDSCGRAFSWLPAQSQAKAEQPVCCLDLLLDCLTKQICPGSPPGVWVCSTDAMLTLPTAPAISWEGFSGVRVVSLPGSVSYATNHGVYLTDGQDRVRDIIYRGPKDRIRQAMQTDGKVPLVSGPVFFCRQASERLLQTHVCPPLDGCTYMGMDSGAPSLQISLFLDVLLCLCLDVNEKQFMDGERQGCISPSGPQGAPVRSARAVLWKMLRGIPLTIVYVPDGCYDYLTVSGDEHIRRITERESKRETLSHVQKLQLVSEDSKVINSVLEGDVSVLSGTVIQHCCLQGPMVIPSGCFLSGLDFSASALCPSLPSNIIIQRHRVQLGDLKLIVFTVLGRHDDLEASCADPAATFLNEKWSSYCSRTGIQPGEIWGTADKGAGPPCLLDARLFPVLLPSRGAVGLEGVEGLLEGAGRVKEWREAWKLSLREVLSCTDQQEELHWRRELFFQAAQRRTVDTLKGRTEQSLLPSIRATVLGGQQENLLQTLDFVAAGSSEDLGVAARCLACVADVLGCMAGEGKGGLRSGPAANPCWAPAFALLEKGDLLGGVKALAVERKNWLNRPDLLVRAARHYEGAGQVLLRQAVMSAQRFVAVSQGEVPPIGEWQEFECPARLDLSGGWTDTPPIAFECGGTVVNVAVKVDGERPIGARARRIREPRLLLVSTSGGQDCRVTTETMCETLRDLEDHCQPQAPGALLKAVCVCSGLVTLSTQQTLVDQLLQGCGGGLELHSWSLLPHGSGMGTSSILAGAALAAVYRCMGRMVDTNSLIHAVLHLEQTLTTGGGWQDQVGGLVGGVKLARSSACLPLKVQVEKLNLSEDFLQSLQQHLLLVYTGKTRLARNLLQDVVRSWYSRLPSIVENIRQLKRCGLCVGRTWCGAGIAGFPPT from the exons ATGTCACACCTTCAGCCGCTCAACTGGACAGTTGTTGTGCTAACATGCCAGCACAAGGACAGTGTGTATGCCATTCAAAAAG AGCTGGAGTTACGCCAGCAGTGCGGTCACCTGCCACAAGAGGCGCTGTTGCTTATAGTGTCGGACCCTGAGCAGTGCCTGGGAAGTGGAGGAGCCACCCTCAATGCTTTGCTTGTGGCTACTGAGCACCTGAGTGCCAGGGCAGGACACACT GTGGTGACTGCAGATGTGCTGGATGATGCCCACATCCTCATACTGCACACG GGCCGGGACTTCCCATGGGACAGCTGCGGCAGGGCGTTCAGCTGGCTGCCTGCACAGAGCCAGGCAAAAGCAGAGCAGCCTGTCTGCTGCTTGGACCTGCTGCTGGACTGTCTGACGAAGCAG ATCTGTCCAGGCTCTCCTCCGGGCGTGTGGGTGTGCAGCACGGACGCTATGCTGACCCTGCCCACAGCCCCCG CCatttcctgggaggggttctCAGGGGTTCGAGTGGTGTCTCTGCCTGGCAGCGTATCCTATGCCACCAATCATGGGGTTTACCTCACTGATGGGCAG GACAGAGTGCGTGACATCATTTACAGGGGCCCCAAGGACAGGATTCGCCAAGCCATGCAGACAGATGGCAAAGTCCCTTTG GTCTCTGGGCCGGTGTTCTTCTGCAGGCAGGCTTCAGAGCGTCTGCTCCAGACACACGTGTGCCCCCCCCTAGATGGCTGCACCTACATGGGCATGGACTCTGGGGCCCCTTCCCTACAG ATCTCCCTCTTTTTGGATGTCCTTCTTTGCTTGTGTCTGGATGTGAATGAGAAGCAATTCATGGATGGAGAGAGGCAAGGCTGCATTTCCCCGAGTGGCCCACAGGGGGCACCGGTGAGGAGTGCCAGGGCAGTGTTGTGGAAGATGCTGCGGGGGATACCTCTCACTATAG TCTATGTTCCAGATGGCTGCTACGATTACTTGACCGTCTCAGGAGATGAACATATCAGACgaattacagagagagagagtaaaaGAGAAACCTTATCACACGTGCAG AAATTGCAGCTGGTGAGTGAGGACAGCAAAGTGATAAACAGTGTGCTAGAGGGAGACGTCAGTGTTCTGTCTGGAACTGTTATCCAGCACTGTTGCCTGCAG gGGCCCATGGTGATACCATcaggctgttttctgtcaggctTAGACTTCAGTGCCTCAGCCTTGTGCCCGTCGCTGCCGAGTAACATCATTATCCAGAGACACCGAGTACAGCTGGGAGACCTGAAACTCATTGTCTTCACTGTACTGGGAAGACATGATGACTTGGAG GCTTCGTGCGCTGACCCTGCTGCCACATTCCTGAACGAGAAATGGAGCAGCTATTGCAGTCGCACCGGGATACA GCCAGGAGAGATTTGGGGGACTGCAGATAAGGGAGCAGGACCTCCATGTTTGCTGGATGCCCGCCTTTTCCCCGTCCTCCTGCCCAGCAGGGGTGCTGTGGGACTGGAAGGGGTGGAAGGGCTGCTGGAAGGGGCTGGGAGAGTGAAGGAGTGGAGGGAGGCGTGGAAGCTGTCTCTCAGAGAGGTGCTGTCCTGCACCGACCAGCAGGAGGAGCTGCACTGGAGACGGGAACTTTTCTTTCAGGCAGCACAGAGAAGAACAGTGGACACTCTGAAGGGCAGGACAGAGCAGAGCCTTCTCCCCAGCATCAGGGCCACAGTTTTAGGGGGCCAGCAGGAGAATTTGCTGCAAACGCTGGACTTCG TGGCAGCTGGAAGTAGTGAAGACCTTGGCGTAGCTGCCCGCTGTCTTGCCTGCGTGGCAGATGTGCTGGGTTGTATGGCGGGGGAAGGTAAAGGGGGTCTACGAAGTGGGCCAGCAGCAAATCCTTGCTGGGCCCCAGCCTTTGCTCTTCTGGAGAAAGGGGACCTTCTGGGCGGTGTTAAAGCTCTGGCGGTTGAGAGAAAAAACTGGCTCAACAG ACCAGACTTGCTTGTGAGGGCAGCAAGGCACTATGAAGGGGCGGGACAGGTGCTGCTTCGACAGGCGGTGATGTCAGCACAGCGCTTCGTTGCTGTTAGCCAGGGTGAGGTGCCTCCCATTGGGGAGTGGCAGGAGTTTGAGTGCCCTGCACGACTGGATCTCTCAG GGGGCTGGACTGACACCCCCCCGATCGCGTTCGAGTGCGGGGGCACGGTGGTAAATGTGGCTGTGAAAGTTGATGGAGAACGGCCAATAGGTGCCAGGGCACGTCGCATTAGGGAGCCTCGGCTGCTTCTGGTCAGCACCAGTGGGGGGCAGGACTGCAGGGTTACCACAGAGACCATGTGCGAGACACTGCGAGACCTGGAGGACCACTGCCAGCCGCAGGCGCCCG GCGCACTCCTgaaggcagtgtgtgtgtgcagtggtCTGGTCACACTGTCTACCCAGCAGACCCTGGTTGATCAGCTGCTGCAGGGCTGTGGAGGGGGCCTGGAGCTGCACAGCTGGTCACTCCTCCCCCATGGCTCTGGGATGG GTACCAGCAGCATCTTGGCCGGAGCAGCGCTGGCTGCTGTGTACAGGTGTATGGGACGCATGGTAGACACGAACTCCCTCATTCATGCCGTACTGCACCTGGAACAGACTCTGACCACAG GTGGCGGGTGGCAGGACCAGGTGGGGGGTCTAGTGGGCGGCGTCAAGTTGGCACGCTCCAGTGCCTGCCTGCCACTGAAGGTGCAGGTGGAGAAACTGAATCTCTCAGAGGACTTTCTGCAGTCCTTGCAACAGCACCTCCTGCTGGTCTACACGGGCAAGACACGCCTGGCCCGCAATCTGCTGCAG gacgtggtgcgga
- the LOC125751759 gene encoding L-fucose kinase isoform X6, protein MSHLQPLNWTVVVLTCQHKDSVYAIQKELELRQQCGHLPQEALLLIVSDPEQCLGSGGATLNALLVATEHLSARAGHTVVTADVLDDAHILILHTGRDFPWDSCGRAFSWLPAQSQAKAEQPVCCLDLLLDCLTKQICPGSPPGVWVCSTDAMLTLPTAPAISWEGFSGVRVVSLPGSVSYATNHGVYLTDGQDRVRDIIYRGPKDRIRQAMQTDGKVPLVSGPVFFCRQASERLLQTHVCPPLDGCTYMGMDSGAPSLQISLFLDVLLCLCLDVNEKQFMDGERQGCISPSGPQGAPVRSARAVLWKMLRGIPLTIVYVPDGCYDYLTVSGDEHIRRITERESKRETLSHVQKLQLVSEDSKVINSVLEGDVSVLSGTVIQHCCLQGPMVIPSGCFLSGLDFSASALCPSLPSNIIIQRHRVQLGDLKLIVFTVLGRHDDLEASCADPAATFLNEKWSSYCSRTGIQPGEIWGTADKGAGPPCLLDARLFPVLLPSRGAVGLEGVEGLLEGAGRVKEWREAWKLSLREVLSCTDQQEELHWRRELFFQAAQRRTVDTLKGRTEQSLLPSIRATVLGGQQENLLQTLDFVAAGSSEDLGVAARCLACVADVLGCMAGEGKGGLRSGPAANPCWAPAFALLEKGDLLGGVKALAVERKNWLNRPDLLVRAARHYEGAGQVLLRQAVMSAQRFVAVSQGEVPPIGEWQEFECPARLDLSGGWTDTPPIAFECGGTVVNVAVKVDGERPIGARARRIREPRLLLVSTSGGQDCRVTTETMCETLRDLEDHCQPQAPGALLKAVCVCSGLVTLSTQQTLVDQLLQGCGGGLELHSWSLLPHGSGMGTSSILAGAALAAVYRCMGRMVDTNSLIHAVLHLEQTLTTGGGWQDQVGGLVGGVKLARSSACLPLKVQVEKLNLSEDFLQSLQQHLLLVYTGKTRLARNLLQDVVRSWYSRVPSIVENIRQLKRCGLCVCRTWCGAGIAGFPPT, encoded by the exons ATGTCACACCTTCAGCCGCTCAACTGGACAGTTGTTGTGCTAACATGCCAGCACAAGGACAGTGTGTATGCCATTCAAAAAG AGCTGGAGTTACGCCAGCAGTGCGGTCACCTGCCACAAGAGGCGCTGTTGCTTATAGTGTCGGACCCTGAGCAGTGCCTGGGAAGTGGAGGAGCCACCCTCAATGCTTTGCTTGTGGCTACTGAGCACCTGAGTGCCAGGGCAGGACACACT GTGGTGACTGCAGATGTGCTGGATGATGCCCACATCCTCATACTGCACACG GGCCGGGACTTCCCATGGGACAGCTGCGGCAGGGCGTTCAGCTGGCTGCCTGCACAGAGCCAGGCAAAAGCAGAGCAGCCTGTCTGCTGCTTGGACCTGCTGCTGGACTGTCTGACGAAGCAG ATCTGTCCAGGCTCTCCTCCGGGCGTGTGGGTGTGCAGCACGGACGCTATGCTGACCCTGCCCACAGCCCCCG CCatttcctgggaggggttctCAGGGGTTCGAGTGGTGTCTCTGCCTGGCAGCGTATCCTATGCCACCAATCATGGGGTTTACCTCACTGATGGGCAG GACAGAGTGCGTGACATCATTTACAGGGGCCCCAAGGACAGGATTCGCCAAGCCATGCAGACAGATGGCAAAGTCCCTTTG GTCTCTGGGCCGGTGTTCTTCTGCAGGCAGGCTTCAGAGCGTCTGCTCCAGACACACGTGTGCCCCCCCCTAGATGGCTGCACCTACATGGGCATGGACTCTGGGGCCCCTTCCCTACAG ATCTCCCTCTTTTTGGATGTCCTTCTTTGCTTGTGTCTGGATGTGAATGAGAAGCAATTCATGGATGGAGAGAGGCAAGGCTGCATTTCCCCGAGTGGCCCACAGGGGGCACCGGTGAGGAGTGCCAGGGCAGTGTTGTGGAAGATGCTGCGGGGGATACCTCTCACTATAG TCTATGTTCCAGATGGCTGCTACGATTACTTGACCGTCTCAGGAGATGAACATATCAGACgaattacagagagagagagtaaaaGAGAAACCTTATCACACGTGCAG AAATTGCAGCTGGTGAGTGAGGACAGCAAAGTGATAAACAGTGTGCTAGAGGGAGACGTCAGTGTTCTGTCTGGAACTGTTATCCAGCACTGTTGCCTGCAG gGGCCCATGGTGATACCATcaggctgttttctgtcaggctTAGACTTCAGTGCCTCAGCCTTGTGCCCGTCGCTGCCGAGTAACATCATTATCCAGAGACACCGAGTACAGCTGGGAGACCTGAAACTCATTGTCTTCACTGTACTGGGAAGACATGATGACTTGGAG GCTTCGTGCGCTGACCCTGCTGCCACATTCCTGAACGAGAAATGGAGCAGCTATTGCAGTCGCACCGGGATACA GCCAGGAGAGATTTGGGGGACTGCAGATAAGGGAGCAGGACCTCCATGTTTGCTGGATGCCCGCCTTTTCCCCGTCCTCCTGCCCAGCAGGGGTGCTGTGGGACTGGAAGGGGTGGAAGGGCTGCTGGAAGGGGCTGGGAGAGTGAAGGAGTGGAGGGAGGCGTGGAAGCTGTCTCTCAGAGAGGTGCTGTCCTGCACCGACCAGCAGGAGGAGCTGCACTGGAGACGGGAACTTTTCTTTCAGGCAGCACAGAGAAGAACAGTGGACACTCTGAAGGGCAGGACAGAGCAGAGCCTTCTCCCCAGCATCAGGGCCACAGTTTTAGGGGGCCAGCAGGAGAATTTGCTGCAAACGCTGGACTTCG TGGCAGCTGGAAGTAGTGAAGACCTTGGCGTAGCTGCCCGCTGTCTTGCCTGCGTGGCAGATGTGCTGGGTTGTATGGCGGGGGAAGGTAAAGGGGGTCTACGAAGTGGGCCAGCAGCAAATCCTTGCTGGGCCCCAGCCTTTGCTCTTCTGGAGAAAGGGGACCTTCTGGGCGGTGTTAAAGCTCTGGCGGTTGAGAGAAAAAACTGGCTCAACAG ACCAGACTTGCTTGTGAGGGCAGCAAGGCACTATGAAGGGGCGGGACAGGTGCTGCTTCGACAGGCGGTGATGTCAGCACAGCGCTTCGTTGCTGTTAGCCAGGGTGAGGTGCCTCCCATTGGGGAGTGGCAGGAGTTTGAGTGCCCTGCACGACTGGATCTCTCAG GGGGCTGGACTGACACCCCCCCGATCGCGTTCGAGTGCGGGGGCACGGTGGTAAATGTGGCTGTGAAAGTTGATGGAGAACGGCCAATAGGTGCCAGGGCACGTCGCATTAGGGAGCCTCGGCTGCTTCTGGTCAGCACCAGTGGGGGGCAGGACTGCAGGGTTACCACAGAGACCATGTGCGAGACACTGCGAGACCTGGAGGACCACTGCCAGCCGCAGGCGCCCG GCGCACTCCTgaaggcagtgtgtgtgtgcagtggtCTGGTCACACTGTCTACCCAGCAGACCCTGGTTGATCAGCTGCTGCAGGGCTGTGGAGGGGGCCTGGAGCTGCACAGCTGGTCACTCCTCCCCCATGGCTCTGGGATGG GTACCAGCAGCATCTTGGCCGGAGCAGCGCTGGCTGCTGTGTACAGGTGTATGGGACGCATGGTAGACACGAACTCCCTCATTCATGCCGTACTGCACCTGGAACAGACTCTGACCACAG GTGGCGGGTGGCAGGACCAGGTGGGGGGTCTAGTGGGCGGCGTCAAGTTGGCACGCTCCAGTGCCTGCCTGCCACTGAAGGTGCAGGTGGAGAAACTGAATCTCTCAGAGGACTTTCTGCAGTCCTTGCAACAGCACCTCCTGCTGGTCTACACGGGCAAGACACGCCTGGCCCGCAATCTGCTGCAG gacgtggtgcggagctggtatagccgggttccctccatcgtagagaacatcag